The Onychomys torridus chromosome 4, mOncTor1.1, whole genome shotgun sequence genome includes a window with the following:
- the LOC118582815 gene encoding transmembrane and coiled-coil domain-containing protein 5B-like: protein MSALTSRKPTMEDNGQNLLDDGHEITEIPTLEAIKQSLNYLNLDLEKDLQRLDEANQILLRKIQKKEESIQSLERDIALSIGKVSEKDDLSEITVQRENALKDLELETAKLEKKNKTLSRNVMELQKKISRGLKNAGPDSETVKKKIAELKVKLQKSTESCAQQEKEMAKMESDYQSVYQLCEDQAHYIKKYQDILREMEKEQEMTLLEKEISKAQNDSSQTVEPGAILVETIQSNMEKKIVKNQKRKFLVRHFRYLFFMIMVFVRLLGYLLFHLQYINPDFLVDTLPVLMSRSTLKWLRDILFPFLTLEVEDVLPH, encoded by the exons ATGTCTGCACTCACATCTAGGAAGCCAACGATGGAAGACAATGGACAGAACCTATTGGATGATGG GCATGAGATAACAGAAATACCGACTTTAGAAGCCATAAAACAGAGTCTCAACTATCTGAACTTGGACCTTGAGAAGGATCTACAGAGGCTGGATGAGGCCAATCAGATTCTCCtcagaaaaattcaaaagaaagagGAATCTATTCAAAG TCTTGAAAGAGATATTGCCCTGTCCATTGGGAAAGTCTCAGAGAAGGATGACCTCAGTGAGATCACCGTGCAGAGGGAGAATGCCCTGAAGGACCTGGAGCTGGAGACAGCAAAGCTG GAGAAAAAGAATAAGACCCTAAGCAGGAATGTCATGGAACTTCAGAAAAAG ATTTCAAGAGGACTTAAAAATGCTGGCCCTGATTCAGAaactgtgaaaaagaaaatagcagaaTTGAAG GTGAAACTACAAAAGTCGACCGAGTCCTGTGCAcaacaagagaaggaaatggctAAG atgGAAAGTGACTACCAATCTGTATACCAGCTCTGTGAAGACCAGGCCCACTACATAAAG AAATACCAAGACATtctgagggagatggagaaggaacaAGAAATGACACTGcttgaaaaagaaat ATCCAAAGCCCAAAATGACTCTTCCCAAACAGTGGAACCTGGGGCAATCCTGGTAGAGACCATTCAAAGCAACATG gagaagaaaatcgTCAAGAACCAGAAGAGAAAGTTTTTGGTTAG GCACTTCCGGTACCTTTTCTTCATGATCATGGTCTTCGTTCGGTTATTGGGTTATCTGTTGTTCCACCTACAGTACATAAACCCGGACTTTCTCGTGGACACTCTGCCCGTGCTGATGAGCAGAAGCACACTGAAGTGGCTGAGGGACATATTGTTTCCCTTCCTTACTCTAGAGGTGGAAGATGTGCTACCACACTAG